GGCCTGTTGTCTGCTAACGTCATTATATAGTAGGCATGTGATATCCTTAAGCCAGTAGTGTGTTGCAAATAGTATTTGAAGGCAGACCATTAAAAGGATATTTGCTTTGGTTAATGAAggctgaaattttatttttatttaataactattTGTCGTCCTCCAAAGGATCGCCAAAACCCACCGGCCATGGAAAGAAAAATGCTGCAGGCACACTGATTTAATTATGGGTGACAAGAGTTTCCATCCTTAAAATGTTTTCTAGTTCACTTAGGAGTTACCCCCCCTCACAAAGATCATTTTTGAGGACTGAGCGATACACGGAGTGACCATGCTAGAGTCATAGTCTTTAACTCGCCTAAAAAGTTTCTCTGAAATTGAAAATGGAATATACTATGTTTAAGGCATGATAAATCGCCTCCTAGACATGAAGTCATTTTGGTATTGGATGCACAGTTTCCATCTGATTTTTATGGGGATATGGAATAAAAACATCCTtaccttttatttattgtgaGAGAGAACCCTTGTGGTACAGTTTTTTGTGTGCAACACAATCATTCTCTTGTTTTCAGTTGCCATCATATTCTTCTTGTGCTAAAGTGATTTTCATAAACGCCACATTCTGCCTATCCATGGCCTTTGTTGATTGATGATAGGGTAAGAGTTTGTTAGGGCTTTTTCCTCATTAAGAGCTATTATGATTGTTTTATggcagaaaaatcaaaaaaaaaaaaaaaaaaaaaaaaaaaaaaatgttttgtgtattaTGTCTTGGATACACAAATCTTTGCTGAGATTTTGTGCATGCATGGCATTCACAACGGACTGTCTTCAGAGAGTTGAATCCAACCGAGCACAAACCCCAGTGATTCATGGTGGACCAATTTTACCAAAGAGCAAGAGAGTATTGGAAGGTTTTGTAGGCCCTAAGTTCCATTCTTTTTGCAGTTTTCTCTCATATTTCTTTCCATCAAACACTGTACTGGAAAGTCTGAGGTTTGATGGCTTCTGTTCTAAAATATCTGCACTTGCTTTGTTTGGGTGTGGGGTTGGTAATCAATGGCATTTTGTTTATATTACCGTTTTGAATGTACATCTATGGTATGTCAGTGTTGATCCTAGTTTTTGTAGAGTCGTGTATTGTAAAATATGGTGATGATAACGATCAATCTGCATTGGAATTGGCCATAATGATCCTCTTGTTTTTACAGTGGCCTGCAGTTTTGGCTCTGTATTTTCAGTGTCCTACGGGTTCTGTTCTGCTTTTGTtgcctgtttttcttttattaaagtcCATGCCCCAACCAATCCAGGTATGTTCACTGGTTTCCAGTCAGAATGGTATGTGTATATTGTTAGATTAAAAGTGGACATGCCGGTGTACTACCGCTTAATGagatatgttaaaataaaaacacttatgggcctagtatatatatattatatatatatatagctattatCATACATACTTATAATACATACATGATATATCTAGTGgtatatatgtatactatatatatatatatagtaaatatataatatatatctatattattacaacgtatatatatactattacatgtatgtgtatcagtatatatagattatctatatatatatatatgtatagatagagatatatatacctatatacacacatatataattagaGTATAGTACGTATtacatgatatatatacacattattatatagatatagtagatatatatatatataatacacaccaTATATAGatctatacaatatataatatattatatgtatatatgatatagtatataatatacatCACATATTCTATATAAGTACACCTAGATGATTAATAACagatatataacataatattatatatagatatataccattatatatatatatatacataatatatatatataaagaagatACAGATTAATATATCATACATATACTATacagtataattaataataaatatatatattagacatatatattattaacaaccACATACATACCTACtacatagaatatatataatattctattctctatatctatattatatctatacctttatatatatattaatacatatggatacatatatatacatttttcttttttttcgcaCGAGGTCCCATTTACAGAAACTGACTGACTGGCTTTGCCCAGGACAGTGGCAATTTTCCCTCACAAGCCCACAGTGTATTTTCTTTTGCTTACTGTGCAGTCCATGAAGAACAGGCATCGGATGCATCCCCGAGAGCATCTTACCTGATAAATTAATGTGCTTTCTATTGCATCGTCTTTATTTTAACTGGATGAAAGGACCCATGTTGCTTGTAGTAACATCTCACAGTTGTGACTATAGACaccacatctacacacacacatatatatataataatatatatatatatatatatatcatatatatatatatatgagtggtCTGATGTGGGGAtcaatgtatgtgtatatgtatgtatgtgtgtgtatgtatgtacagtgtaCATTCAGACATTGAGTTCCTGTGTTTAAGTAAGATCTTCCGTGCAGGTTTTTTGAGTGGTCTGATGTGGGGATCAGCCACATATGCCTGGCTTATGGCAAATTACTACCTTAGTGCAGTGATCACATTCCCTATAATTAATGCTGTaagtatcatgaaaaaaaaaaatctttcatgccCTCATTCACCTTGCATTGCAAATCGTATGTAATGATAGTGTGTTCTACTTTGCTTTTAGGGTTATGGCTTAGTAGCTGCTCTGTGGGGAAGTGTGGTATTTAAAGAGGTCAAAGTAGGTAACATACAGCTATTTGTATTCATTCAGTGTTTCAGATGGCATTTTGATACGACCTAGCTTGACACTTTTTCAACTGAACTTGAGTGTgtacagtttgtttgtttatttaacctCAGAGAACACAATGTATTGAAACGgatattgtttttacatttacatttagtcatttagcagacgcttttatccaaagcggcttacaaatgaggacaatggaagcaatcaacaaaacagcaattatatgcaagtgctatatcaagtctcagttatcttaacgcagtacacgtagcaagcaGTGGCGGCTCaccaaaattttgaggtgaaaatgaaaGGAggattatttaaagttaataaaattaaaattcatttcagTTGATGTCtcataatgtgtatttattttcgtgtttgtaatttcacagctgtaataccatgacatgttactgaagttggaaagcgccacttttctatcgcgaatgtgccgaatctgctgatgtagcctaattacaaccgctaggtgacagagaaggggaggggagagttgagctctcgtgcctcagttgggggaaaaaaatagccAATAAGCATCGAGTGTTCCCTTTCAGCGCTGagaagtgttgagaaaagaaaccagggatcccagaccaatacaattagtgtgcctcctctattttaaaacccaggaGCCGCCACTGGTagcaagttttattattattattattattattattattattattattattattattattattatataataaaaagaaaaccaaaagattagaaaagctagtgttaggtttttttttttttaagaaacgaaacagttagtaaattaatagagtgcaaAGTCAAaaaagggacaagttttttttttttttgtttgtttgtttaagaatAGAATTCGAATAttgagtgctagagttagagggtcaaataaagatggaagatatGTGTTTTATGCCGAtttttgaagatggctaaggactcagctgctcggattgagttgggcaggtcattccaccaggtgggaacatttcatttaaaagtccgtGAAAGTGAATGACACAATaacgaaactttttttttttttgattcattactcgtaataataaagaaattaattagaGTCGATTTCTCCTTAGGCTGTTCTAACAAACTGATATATTTCCTCAGGGAAATTGGGAACTTGCTGCTCTTTGCTTTGGCTACTTGTGTTGTTCTGGCTGGCTCCCTGTTAACCCCCTATTCAAAGATTTGAGTCTTTATGTTATGTTACCACAAGATGGCAATGGTGGATCAGGTTTTAAGCCAAACTTGCATAAGGCCTCTGCAGTTGCTTTGTAGCCCTTGATGTGATTTCCACGTTTCTGCTCTAGCATTTTAATTGCTATCAGAATTAATTCTAGGTGTTGTGTAAGTTCAcacatatttgaattaaatggtTTCCCCTTTCTGGCTATAGGCTGTGTATATAGCTTTGTGTTTATATTAGTTGTATTTTCTCAACTGAATCTGAAGATTTTCATTTGTGTccaagaattattatttatttatttttttgactgatgAATTTTCATGAGTTTATTATCTCTCCAATAACACCCTCAGAAGACAGACTGACAAAGGTTGGACAAGCACTTATAAAGATAGGTCTATATAATTTAGAGTCCAGTCTGAAGTGCTACAGTTCAAAACAATGCATTCCTGATGTGTACATAAATGACTACATAGTTTACACTGTTGTTCCTGTATCCTGTTGTCTTTACTGGAGCCCATTATTATTACATCTTATTGCTTTACTGATTGACACCAGTAAATTCAAGTACAGAACATGTCAAAACAACATTGTTTACAGGCAGGTGTGCACAAGCAACTTCTTCCTGGCGGAATATGCTATTGTAATTCATTTTTAAGGTCTTCCTGACAGACCTGGTTAATGAGCTTTCCTGTTTTGTAGTTTATCAGCAGTTGTTGTTAAAATggagaataaaataaatcagccCAAGATGGTTTGCTGAATTAAGGAGAGGGTCTCCCAGCTGGACCAAGCTAGTTGCCGAAGGTTTTGTTGGTCAGAACTGCCATAAACCCTTCTGAAACTTATGTTTTCCAGCAAGAGTGGTACTTGATAAGCTCACCCTcactaagaaaataaaaatacataacataaaccagccttatttatatatatatatagatatagatatatatatatatatatatatatatatatatatatatatgtatatatatatatatatatatatgtatggaaaATGTGACTGTGGTTTGTAATGACAGCGTTCTAGTCTCTTGCGCATGCAGATGTGGCGTAAGGACAGGCGACATTGTTAGTTTGGGACTGTTATCTCAGCTGATCCGGCATCGGGGCAGTTGTCTCACTCATGCTGGAGCGGTTGCGCTGAGTGGACCATCTGGAGCTCAATATGTGAACGAAACGAACGCTATTCCAAAAGAAAATCGACTTAATCATGCGCAGACACTCGTACCAATGGATACGCATTCGAGTCGCCCTGGAAATGTCTGGTTCTCTTTGATTTATTTGTCAGTATCGTTTTTGAAAGTCTGCAACTTTTGGAAATATTCTGCCTTTCGGAAGTATTTGATTATAGCTgtagtgtgttttgtttatttgtttttcaccGTTCATGTTAGCCGCACGTCTACTCGCCAGGACAAACGTCCTGATCTGTGGACTGGAAATAGTGTTTATTCTCAGAGTAAAAATGACCAGGACCCCGCTGATGGGGAGGTGAATGAGTCTGTGAGCCCGACCAGGTCTAATGTGGTATATATAACACTCAAATCTAAGCGGCACAAACCGGCCATCATCAGGGGCACAGTGCGACCCAAACTCCGGAGAAAGAAAGTTAAAGTGAGACAGCAGAGTGGCACGCAGGGCAAGGCGAAGGACGCGGGGCACAATACAAGCACCCTTAACAAACGACTGGGATATTCTGAGCTTGATGGCAGTGGCACTGGTTATTCAACTATAAGGATATACAGTGAAAAAGCTCCTCCATGGTTCAGCAGTGATGATATTACTGCAATGCGCTTTCTAGCCGATTGTAAAATTACGCAAATCGATGAAGTGGCACCACGGGGCTTctcttctttaattttatttaaaagtgcgACAAATGGCACGAACGATGTTGATGAGTGTCGTAAATGTTGCGGTATTGTCAAGCGACCCTTGGACATGAGTGAGGTGTTCGCCTTTCATCTGGACAGGGTCTTGGGACTGAACAGAACTTTGCCAGCTGTCAGCAGACGATTCCACTCTCTAGGAGGTACATGTAGCGTTCACtgtataaaaccttttttttttttccaaagttgtaaataaaacaaacaaaataaaaaaaattaactaaaatgtatttatcactgtttatataatttatattgtattttatttatatttattttgttttattgtatttatttaataattttagtagcagacactgcattttatttattcttggaCTAAGTTAGTAAAGAATATAGTATACCAAAAAAGTATTTAGAAACAGCCTACATCATATTTaaaggcccggtttcacagacagggcttagactaaaccaggattaggccatagttcaattaggacgtttaagtaatttttattaacatgccttagaaaaacaaacaaacaaacaacaaaaaacacactatgTGCATCTGATGTGCAtcgagacaaaacaaaggcactgatatattttaagatcagtcagttcaattttctttcagttgaaacagctcagaattgcattttagtctgggactataggattaagccttgtctgtgaaaccgaggGAAGGTGTATAATTACTGTACATTAgattaaaaatatcaaaccaagtggtatttacttttttttttaaatcatattttgatttaaagtcATTGCAAAATAGCTAAAAAAGTGAAGCCACGTCTGAGGAAAGCTTTATTAATTTGCcatataatgcaattaaatctGTGCAGATTTTATAGACTGGGGTTTCTGTATTTGGGAGCCTTTTCAGTGTAACCAAAAGCTGCCATGAGCTATTGACAAAGCAAGTATGACTGATGCTGACTTAATGTATACGTATTAATCTGGTTTCAGACGGTCAGCCTTGTCCAGTGGTTTTGTGGGACCCTTCTTTAAGCCCAGTAGTAGATCAACCTTCTGAAAAGTTGAACTGGAGCTCATATCAAACCTCCCTCAAACACAAGTGCTGGCATCGGGGTGTCATACCTAAACCAGAGTGGAGCTGCACCAGCATCCACCACCACGAATGGAGCAAGCTGGTAGTCTTTGATTTCCTCCTGCAGGTACTCCACTTTTATCagtgtctttctgcattgcaactTTGTTGATTAAGCAACATTTGTTcagaaaaacaactgaaacattttattttaccttaaatcTTTAAAGCAAAAAGACTGTTTCTTCTCAGATTTATGAACGCCTAGATAAAAACTGCTGTGGATTCAAGCCTCGCCCAGAGGACACCTGTGTTGAGCTTGGTCACCATGAAGAATGTAAAGACAAGGACGGCATAGAGCTGAGACACATAGTCCACCGTAAACATGACCCACAACACCTGGTTTTCTTCAACAATAAGGGCTACTTTGACCGAGACGAGGGGAATCTGAACTTCAGGCTACTAGAGGGAATCAAAGAGTGAGTAAGAGTTGGAGATCAAATATGACAACTTGATTTTTCATTTGGATATCATGATAATATTGTAAGTGTCAAAAATCACAAAGATTTTGTAGAGATACTGCGCAAATGTTCTATTTAAAAACAGATCGTTCACACATAACTGTattcaatttcaattaaaatgcattgctaaagaTTTAGTTAATTGAAATTTCAAACTTATTTCCTCAAAGAAATGTATCCTTACAGTTTGTTTGATTAACTTACAAGTCACCACAGGTTATCAGGTTTAAATAGACATTataatggttttaaataaaatataattttgggcGTCTTCTGGACTGGACAATCTGAGGTGGTTTGTAATTGCTGTAACTAAGACTGCAAATGAATTCATTTCAGTGAGGCCACAAGTTTGGGCTTTCAGTAAGCCAACACCTCAACAACAGCACTGAAGACGTAAGCAAATACATACGCCAACAATCTGACACGTGCTGTCTGAGCTAAGGGATTCTGCTGGCAATGCTGCTAATGTGATATCTCTGGGAACGCAAGCTCACTTGTGCAGtaacataaatcaaaagaaattatGGGCCATTGCTGTGTTTGAGTATCACTGCTTGCACATTATCTGCATTACAGCTGGGTATTGCATAATAGGGAAGTTAGTAAAACAATTTAGTTTGAGGGGTTTgtgaaaatggaaaatggaaaaaaaaatttttttttatttatttattatcattattattttgatgtGGATAgcttagtttgttttaataattttggagTGCATTACcatatttctttcatattttttttccctttcagacTACCAGATCAGCCTGTGTCAGTGTTGAGGTCTCAGCGTCTCAGGGAAAAGCTCCTGCAATCGCTGTTTCTCGACCAGCAGTACTGGGACAGTCAGGGTGGCCGTCAAGGCATTGAAAAACTGATTGACGTAATTGAGAGAAGAGCCAAAGTCTTGCTCACGTACATTAATGCTCATGGGATTAAAGTAGTACCTATGAACTCTTGACAGATGGAGCTTCAGCTTTCAATGTGTAAGACAAGCCACCAACCTTTTGGTTTCCAATGAACGTTGATGTTTTCAACAGATTAGTGTGCCAATGAAGACCTGCTGAATTGAAGCTCTTTCAGTCAAAATTCAATGCACTACAGAAATTAACAGCACTTTGTGGTGTTGTAAGTGCTACTCCCATTTAAGAGGAGAAGAAATGATAGTTACAGGGCTAATTTTTGGCACCACTAACATTCCACAAGTTAAAGGCACTGTAAGTGATATGATGTTTCGTGGACTTCTACCAGCCTTAGCTTCTGAATTCAACTGCCTCTTCTGTCCAAAATCCCGCCCAGTAATGACATGTCAGCAAACCTGCAGTAAGCAATCTGATGCTCAAACTGAATCTTTTGTTTAGCTTCACATCGATGTCCCACAGCTAGTCTGTTTTGGTGTTTACAGAGCTGAAAGGTTGTCACAGAGAGCAGTGCAATTTCTCACGACACCTATTTTAGTTTTATGTCATAGAGTAAGTGCTATTCCACAAACAATACCGAAGCACTTTTAATTCCAATTTTATTATCAATGCATGTTCCGCTCAATATGAAGTTATTAATTTCAATCTGCAATACAGCTTTATAAGAACATTTCTGCTATAATCTGCACGTTTCTTCTGTGATGATGGTGTTTGTGATGAATGTTCCAGCATCATTGTTAAATCTATTAATGTTGCACTTGTATTGATCACTGTGAAGATGATATGAATCTTCTTTCATATGAATAGCAGTATTCATTGTGCTCTctgaagtgtttatttttttactgttgtttgcGTTTGTAAAAAATAAACGTATACCAATATAAGTGTTACATATCAGTTCATCGCAAAATCATTTCAATATTACATGAATTTTTAGCACCACTGTTTGTAAATTTTGAGAAAATCTTATAATCTTTGAAATGGTTTGAAAAGTACTttataccatggtctgtctgaacactcgattctgattggctggcaggaatgcattaaaactgtttaatgcacaggtagttccaagtcagttttaTAACTATTGTATATTAATCGGCTTGGCGTCAGGGGTACTTGGCCTCCACGTCatgcattaaaacaatttaatctaCAGTTAGCTGTGCCATttaagctgctgctgctgcttcttatTATTCTGAGCCTTAATATTTGTCattatctcctcctagagctatAACCACCAAAGCCAGGTCAGACCTAAAGACTGTTCTGAAGttagttgctatatctttttttaattgatccGGTTTCTATCAAAACCACAAAAATCCCATAGGCTTTCATTGAGAGGGTCAAACCTTTTGTCACTCATAGACTTTTACTGAGGCTTTTGTATAATAAAGCATATAGCTTCCattctatctacagtatctatctatctatctatctatcttgttcgcaacatactaatcatgctaaaacatgctaatcatgctaagacATGCTAACATGTTAGAAAACATGCAAACAACAtgcaaatcatgctagaaaaatgctaatgttaaaatgttaaatcatgTTAACTGCATGTTAACAATGTTTTAAATCATGCTAATAGCATGCTAGAAACATTCTAGCAACATGATAATCCTGCTTAACATGTTAATAACATGTAatcatgttaatcatgttaaacatgttaacaatatgctagcaacatgataaccatgctataaacatgctaatcatgctagcaatgtgctagCAAAGCActaaatcatgctaacaacatgtttaaatcatgctaacaacaaaATTATGTTAACAGGATGCTATCAATATCAATGTTAAATCATGTTaggaacatgctaatcatgctagcaacatactaacaACGTCAAATCATGATAAAAACCTAGTTATTTCACGAAACTCTGGATGGCGCAGGTTAATGAGTCTAACTGATGATATACACAGCAttaaacgacttggcacaagctgattggttcatgttgcaaaCATAGCCAATGAaattgctgctttacatttaaatggctggttagtaTCCACTTGAGCATTTTGCTGCGCGcattcagagttcctctgaaacccacCAACTGTCCCAGTGCTCCaactgtatagatctgctatgggttattttgtgcagtatgtcttaaatactcacagcaccgtatTGCCGAATGCATCAGCAGTAGCAAGTTCCTCTACTTGCTtccagcagcagcaataatctacaacaacagcaataaccaacagcagcagcaatcctCCAGCAGCTGCATAGCAGATccattctgccaagaccaaatacaagACCAAAGACAATGTCTTCTCTATTACCATGGTAATAtcttccgagagttgtcatgatagaacagcatgttaacagttttaaatcatgctagcaacatgttaaatcacGCTAACAATTTGTTAAATCGTGTTAGCAAGATGTTAAATAATTCTAGCAGTGTGTTAATAACGTTATCAACATGCTAGTTATTGTGTAAAAATCGTTAACAGCATGATATAAATGTGTtaatctctatctatctgtcagtctgtcagtTTTTCTGATAGACTTTATTGTCTTCAAACATTcacactttaaactttaaaactacttcaagcttttaaaacatcttcacatttttttcaagccaactttaaAGTTTGTCATCAAATTTTACTCATCACTTTAAAAGTATTTGGTTCTGTATTTACTGTAGCCCCTGAACAGCTATTACGTTCATTTTCATGCTAAGAATCATTCAGTTTGAGTGCAGCTGAGTTCAGCTGTCTTCTTTCTTTGCTGTTCCCTTTCTAATTTGCCTAATTCTCAGAGCCTAATgtgaccccttttaaaaaaatacacacacatacttaccCACAGACATAAGCTCAAGGGTTCTTTCATAAGTGTGAAAATAATTAAAGTTTGGCAGTGCTACCCAGAATGCATTTCAGATGTTCTGCTCTGCACAGTAGACTTGCTGTGTCTTGCCGCACACTTTGCCAGACAAAGCCAGGTCATTTGGAATGTCATCACCTCTGCTCATCTGGATGATATGCA
The Cyprinus carpio isolate SPL01 chromosome B14, ASM1834038v1, whole genome shotgun sequence DNA segment above includes these coding regions:
- the LOC109081164 gene encoding Golgi-associated kinase 1B-like, whose protein sequence is MDTHSSRPGNVWFSLIYLSVSFLKVCNFWKYSAFRKYLIIAVVCFVYLFFTVHVSRTSTRQDKRPDLWTGNSVYSQSKNDQDPADGEVNESVSPTRSNVVYITLKSKRHKPAIIRGTVRPKLRRKKVKVRQQSGTQGKAKDAGHNTSTLNKRLGYSELDGSGTGYSTIRIYSEKAPPWFSSDDITAMRFLADCKITQIDEVAPRGFSSLILFKSATNGTNDVDECRKCCGIVKRPLDMSEVFAFHLDRVLGLNRTLPAVSRRFHSLGDGQPCPVVLWDPSLSPVVDQPSEKLNWSSYQTSLKHKCWHRGVIPKPEWSCTSIHHHEWSKLVVFDFLLQIYERLDKNCCGFKPRPEDTCVELGHHEECKDKDGIELRHIVHRKHDPQHLVFFNNKGYFDRDEGNLNFRLLEGIKELPDQPVSVLRSQRLREKLLQSLFLDQQYWDSQGGRQGIEKLIDVIERRAKVLLTYINAHGIKVVPMNS
- the LOC122139633 gene encoding transmembrane protein 144-like, encoding MWGSATYAWLMANYYLSAVITFPIINAGYGLVAALWGSVVFKEVKGNWELAALCFGYLCCSGWLPVNPLFKDLSLYVMLPQDGNGGSGFKPNLHKASAVAL